A region of Reichenbachiella carrageenanivorans DNA encodes the following proteins:
- the bshC gene encoding bacillithiol biosynthesis cysteine-adding enzyme BshC, producing the protein MPVEKIDLRSTQSFSDFFLDYLDDHEALRPFYGLRPEVRCFEEQIGKKQLSDEKRKVLTEVLQEQYQSLDKSTVVSTNITELANPQTYTITTGHQLNIFTGPLYFIYKIATVVNACKTLKAKYPNYHFVPVYWMASEDHDFDEISYFNLFGKKHEWKTEQKGAVGRFKTDGLDEVLEAMPEQVQLFEEAYRKQGNLSDAARYYVNALFGDEGVIVVDADHAKLKAQFVSVIKDDLLHSTANDLVEATNKELETEGYKPQIYSREINFFYLQEGSRERIVKSDDGYEINNTSLKFTETEILAEVDRHPERFSPNVVMRPLYEEVILPNLAYVGGPAEMIYWMQLPKVFAHYETTFPILLPRNFALYINNATQKKLDKFGWTNEDLFKAGEDLKSEYLAKYGEKAMSLNGEVEDLQKVYDLLAEKAATVDASLKGFIAAEHAKAAKGLENIAKRLKKSEEQKHETALNQIQGIKDKLFPDGGLQERHDNFLNFYINNPDFVKEILASLDAFDLRMHIIR; encoded by the coding sequence ATGCCGGTAGAAAAAATTGACTTACGTAGTACACAATCGTTCTCAGACTTCTTTTTAGACTACCTAGATGACCATGAGGCACTTAGGCCTTTTTATGGATTGCGGCCAGAGGTTCGTTGTTTTGAGGAGCAAATCGGCAAAAAGCAATTGTCTGATGAAAAAAGGAAAGTATTGACCGAGGTGTTGCAAGAGCAATACCAGTCACTAGACAAGTCTACAGTTGTGAGTACCAATATTACCGAATTAGCCAATCCTCAGACCTACACCATCACTACTGGGCATCAGCTCAACATATTCACTGGTCCACTCTATTTTATATACAAGATTGCCACTGTGGTGAATGCTTGTAAGACCCTTAAAGCAAAATACCCCAACTACCATTTTGTACCTGTCTATTGGATGGCTTCAGAAGATCATGATTTTGACGAGATCTCGTATTTCAACCTCTTTGGTAAAAAGCACGAATGGAAAACGGAGCAAAAAGGAGCTGTTGGAAGATTCAAAACGGATGGTTTGGATGAGGTGCTAGAGGCGATGCCAGAGCAAGTTCAGCTTTTTGAGGAGGCTTATCGCAAGCAGGGCAATTTGTCTGATGCTGCGCGCTACTATGTCAATGCGCTTTTTGGTGACGAAGGAGTGATCGTGGTGGATGCGGACCATGCCAAGCTCAAAGCACAGTTTGTATCAGTTATCAAAGACGATTTGCTACATAGTACGGCAAATGACCTCGTGGAGGCAACTAATAAAGAGCTGGAAACGGAAGGATACAAGCCGCAGATATATTCAAGAGAGATCAATTTTTTCTATCTGCAAGAGGGGAGTAGAGAGCGAATTGTCAAATCTGACGATGGGTATGAGATCAACAATACTTCGCTAAAGTTTACAGAAACGGAGATATTGGCGGAAGTAGATCGTCATCCTGAGCGATTTAGTCCCAATGTAGTGATGCGACCACTGTACGAGGAAGTCATATTGCCTAATCTGGCCTACGTGGGAGGCCCAGCTGAGATGATCTATTGGATGCAGTTGCCCAAAGTGTTTGCGCACTACGAGACTACATTTCCAATTCTCCTACCTCGAAACTTCGCCCTGTATATCAATAATGCTACTCAGAAAAAGTTAGATAAATTCGGCTGGACGAATGAAGATTTGTTTAAAGCTGGAGAAGATCTAAAAAGTGAGTATTTAGCCAAGTATGGTGAAAAGGCCATGAGTCTCAATGGAGAAGTAGAAGATTTACAAAAAGTCTATGACCTATTGGCCGAAAAGGCAGCTACAGTAGATGCTTCGCTGAAGGGGTTTATAGCGGCAGAGCATGCCAAGGCCGCCAAGGGACTGGAGAACATAGCCAAGCGGCTCAAAAAGTCTGAGGAACAAAAGCACGAGACAGCACTCAACCAGATTCAAGGGATCAAAGATAAGTTGTTTCCTGATGGTGGACTACAGGAACGCCACGACAATTTTCTCAATTTTTATATCAACAACCCAGACTTTGTCAAAGAGATATTAGCGTCGCTAGATGCCTTTGATTTGAGGATGCATATTATCAGATAA
- the rimO gene encoding 30S ribosomal protein S12 methylthiotransferase RimO — protein sequence MKTKGRKKEKVNIVTLGCAKNLVDSEVILTQLKGNDIDAVHESKKNDATTVIVNTCGFIENAKQESIDTILKFVDAKQEGHIEKLYVTGCLSHRYKDDLAKEITDVDEYFGTTDLKKILAKFKADYKHELVGEREITTDSHYAYLKISEGCDRPCSFCAIPLMRGKHVSRPIEELVLEAKSLVKKGVKEILLIAQDSTYYGLDIYKKRNLAELLEKLSEVEGLDWIRLHYAFPTGFPEDILKVMAEKQNICSYLDIPLQHGSSKMLKLMRRGTDRKKTTALIEKIRAEVPGIAIRTTMIVGHPGETEEDFEELMDFVAESRFDRLGVFAYSHEEDTHAGTMNDDVPEEVKNERVDTLMELQEGISLEINESKIGNTYKTLIDRKDGEYFVGRTEFDSPEVDNEVLISAKDHYLRVGDFANIKITSAEPFDLYGEPVS from the coding sequence TTGAAGACAAAAGGCAGAAAAAAGGAGAAGGTGAATATAGTGACATTGGGATGCGCCAAAAATTTGGTGGATTCGGAAGTGATCCTCACCCAGCTGAAAGGAAATGACATAGATGCAGTGCATGAGTCAAAGAAAAATGATGCGACTACGGTCATTGTCAATACTTGTGGATTTATAGAAAATGCCAAACAGGAGTCTATTGATACCATTCTCAAATTTGTGGATGCTAAGCAAGAAGGTCACATTGAAAAACTCTACGTGACGGGTTGCTTGTCGCACAGATACAAGGACGACTTAGCCAAAGAAATCACCGATGTAGATGAGTATTTTGGCACTACCGATCTCAAAAAAATATTAGCCAAGTTTAAGGCAGACTATAAGCACGAACTGGTAGGAGAAAGAGAAATCACCACAGATTCGCACTATGCGTATTTGAAAATATCAGAAGGTTGTGATCGTCCGTGTTCGTTTTGTGCGATCCCGTTGATGCGAGGCAAGCACGTGTCTCGCCCGATAGAAGAATTGGTATTGGAAGCTAAAAGTTTAGTGAAAAAAGGGGTCAAGGAGATTTTGCTTATTGCACAAGATTCGACTTACTACGGTTTAGATATTTATAAAAAAAGAAATTTGGCGGAATTGCTTGAAAAGCTTTCTGAAGTAGAAGGGTTGGATTGGATTCGTTTACATTATGCTTTCCCTACGGGATTTCCTGAAGACATTTTGAAAGTAATGGCTGAGAAGCAAAACATCTGTAGCTATTTGGATATTCCACTTCAACATGGTTCTTCTAAAATGCTAAAATTGATGCGAAGAGGTACGGATCGTAAGAAAACCACAGCACTGATTGAGAAGATTAGAGCAGAGGTGCCCGGTATTGCCATTCGTACGACCATGATCGTAGGCCACCCTGGAGAGACCGAAGAGGACTTCGAAGAGCTGATGGATTTTGTGGCAGAGAGCCGCTTCGACCGGTTGGGCGTATTTGCCTACTCGCACGAAGAAGATACACATGCAGGTACGATGAACGACGATGTGCCCGAGGAAGTGAAAAACGAACGTGTAGATACATTGATGGAGCTACAAGAAGGGATATCACTAGAAATCAACGAGTCCAAAATTGGCAATACCTACAAGACCTTGATCGACCGTAAAGATGGGGAGTATTTTGTGGGACGTACCGAGTTTGATTCTCCAGAAGTGGACAACGAGGTCTTGATTAGTGCAAAGGACCACTACCTGCGTGTTGGCGATTTTGCCAATATCAAAATTACTTCAGCAGAACCATTCGATCTTTACGGAGAACCAGTCAGTTAA
- a CDS encoding TolC family protein has product MKKRMVNRMAFLMFAMMGLQLGMQAQDTVQAQQPVEKTIFTLDDCIRIAMENNIQLKRAENNALIAKSNQVQALMNFLPSLSASADYNYFDGTNFDNSSGQFYTGSFKRSTPSLNAGIQLFNAMSNVYYQKSTVQSLNASTFRIDEQKQDVKSSVLGSYLAVVLDKENIKISVDRVKLLEQQLDREKKRQEVGVGNLEQVYNFQSQLANENLRKVNLENFLKTDLLQLLQLLQVDVSSNMDIASYDIGEDEHLMDLEKYPEILDASLAYSPGLKRASASALASSYNFKSTQAQLYPTINAYGSYGTQYSSNNVNSEGEIPIFDQYKNLTTSMVGVSISVPIFNNFRNRNNTQVARLNMENSNLDLKQVELDMTNTIQRVYLDLISAQETYAAAEENLVALNQSFEFVKTRYEHGNTDFYTYLESLNNKNRAEIELVNAKYSIVFRKKILDVYRGIL; this is encoded by the coding sequence ATGAAGAAACGAATGGTGAATAGAATGGCCTTTTTGATGTTTGCAATGATGGGGCTACAGCTCGGTATGCAAGCTCAAGATACTGTGCAAGCCCAGCAGCCCGTTGAAAAAACAATTTTCACATTGGATGACTGTATTCGGATTGCAATGGAAAACAATATTCAATTGAAGAGAGCAGAAAACAATGCATTGATAGCAAAGTCAAATCAAGTGCAGGCCTTGATGAACTTTCTTCCGTCATTAAGTGCTTCTGCTGATTACAACTATTTTGATGGAACCAACTTTGATAATAGTTCAGGTCAATTTTATACAGGTAGTTTCAAAAGAAGTACACCCAGTCTGAATGCGGGCATTCAATTATTCAATGCGATGTCCAATGTTTATTATCAGAAATCCACAGTGCAATCACTGAACGCCAGTACATTTCGAATAGATGAACAGAAGCAAGATGTGAAATCTTCGGTTTTGGGTTCTTACTTGGCAGTAGTCCTCGACAAAGAGAATATTAAGATATCAGTAGACAGAGTAAAATTGCTAGAGCAACAACTGGACAGAGAAAAGAAGAGACAAGAAGTGGGCGTTGGTAACCTAGAGCAGGTGTATAATTTTCAATCACAACTCGCCAATGAAAATTTGAGAAAGGTGAATTTGGAAAATTTTTTAAAAACTGATCTATTACAACTATTGCAATTGTTGCAAGTAGATGTATCTAGCAATATGGACATTGCCTCCTACGACATAGGAGAAGACGAACACTTAATGGATTTAGAAAAATACCCAGAAATCCTTGATGCTAGCCTCGCTTATTCTCCTGGGTTAAAACGAGCGTCTGCATCCGCTTTAGCGTCTAGTTATAATTTTAAATCTACACAGGCTCAGCTCTACCCAACTATAAATGCCTATGGCAGCTACGGTACGCAGTATTCTTCGAACAATGTAAATAGTGAAGGAGAGATCCCGATTTTCGATCAATACAAAAACCTGACAACCTCTATGGTGGGAGTGAGTATTTCAGTGCCTATTTTCAATAATTTTCGAAATAGAAACAATACACAAGTAGCAAGGTTGAATATGGAGAATTCTAATCTGGATTTGAAACAGGTAGAATTGGATATGACCAACACCATTCAGAGAGTATATCTCGATTTAATATCTGCGCAAGAAACCTATGCGGCTGCCGAAGAAAACCTGGTGGCACTCAATCAGTCATTTGAATTTGTGAAGACGAGATATGAACACGGAAATACGGATTTTTATACCTATCTAGAAAGTTTGAATAATAAGAATCGGGCAGAAATTGAATTAGTGAATGCCAAGTATAGTATAGTCTTTAGAAAGAAAATCCTCGATGTATACAGAGGTATATTATAA
- a CDS encoding ABC transporter ATP-binding protein: MKNANTILKTEGLKKFYYTDEIETTALAGVNMNVNEGEFVAIMGPSGCGKSTLLNIIGLLDNPSEGDFFFRDEEISEYSERQRADLRKANIGFVFQSFNLIDELTVFENIELPLIYLKYSAAERKKRVEEVMEHMKIMHRRNHFPQQLSGGQQQRVAISRAVVAKPKLILADEPTGNLDSANGQEVMTLLSDLNEQGTTVVMVTHSPVDAEYADRVIHLFDGQIVSENVNAKDKALV; the protein is encoded by the coding sequence ATGAAAAACGCCAATACGATACTCAAAACCGAAGGGTTAAAGAAGTTTTACTATACCGATGAGATTGAAACAACTGCCTTGGCAGGGGTGAATATGAACGTAAATGAAGGTGAATTCGTCGCTATCATGGGGCCATCTGGCTGTGGCAAATCTACTTTGCTCAACATCATTGGGCTGCTCGACAACCCTTCTGAAGGAGATTTCTTTTTTAGAGACGAAGAAATATCTGAATACAGCGAAAGGCAAAGAGCCGACTTGAGAAAAGCGAACATTGGGTTTGTATTTCAGAGCTTTAATTTGATCGACGAACTCACCGTATTCGAAAACATAGAATTGCCTTTGATCTACTTGAAGTACTCTGCTGCCGAGCGCAAAAAAAGAGTGGAGGAGGTAATGGAGCATATGAAGATCATGCACAGAAGAAATCACTTTCCCCAGCAGCTATCTGGAGGACAGCAGCAGAGAGTGGCTATTTCGAGAGCTGTCGTGGCCAAGCCTAAACTGATCTTAGCGGATGAGCCTACTGGTAACCTAGATTCGGCCAACGGGCAAGAAGTGATGACTCTACTCAGCGACCTCAACGAGCAAGGCACCACTGTAGTGATGGTGACGCACTCGCCAGTAGATGCCGAATATGCTGATCGTGTTATACACCTGTTTGATGGGCAAATCGTGTCTGAAAATGTGAATGCCAAAGACAAGGCATTGGTATAA
- a CDS encoding efflux RND transporter periplasmic adaptor subunit: MDKKIKKKKWTIGKISSISFGVLFVSFILYNFIFADKGSKLNVSSDKINVSEVVKGQFREFIPVDGNVMPIKTIRLDAIEGGNVERKYLEGGEMVSKGDTILKLANNNLVQNFVREETQTFRLVNELANTKLALQRNKFELKRRLTTLNYDIDAAKDAYERGAKLRDDKVISEQEYLNLKRAYDRLVSTKEIEIESQIFDTKSTEAQIRQTTETLERTRKNLKMIKGNLDNLYIKAPISGSLSSVNVEIGESIMAGQNIGQIDDLDAFKVRATIDEHYIARIYEGLEGTFDFAGETHKLKIYKIYPEVINGLFSVDLKFENELPTDIRRGQTLQIKLQLSENIEAVQIPRGSFYQTTGGNWVFVVDESGDFAMRRNIRLGRQNPRFYEVIEGLQPGEKVVVSSYDGYEDKDRLVFK, from the coding sequence ATGGATAAAAAGATTAAAAAGAAAAAATGGACGATAGGGAAGATTTCTTCCATCTCATTTGGTGTACTCTTTGTCTCCTTTATACTCTACAATTTCATCTTTGCCGACAAAGGCTCTAAGCTCAACGTGTCTTCGGACAAAATCAATGTATCTGAAGTGGTAAAAGGCCAGTTTCGTGAGTTTATACCAGTAGACGGTAATGTGATGCCGATCAAAACGATCCGCTTAGATGCAATAGAAGGAGGTAATGTGGAGCGGAAATACTTAGAAGGAGGAGAGATGGTGTCCAAAGGTGATACCATTTTGAAGCTGGCAAATAACAACTTGGTGCAGAATTTTGTACGAGAAGAAACACAAACTTTCCGTTTGGTCAACGAACTGGCTAATACTAAGCTGGCACTTCAACGAAATAAATTCGAACTCAAAAGAAGGTTGACTACGCTCAACTATGATATAGATGCCGCAAAGGATGCTTATGAAAGAGGGGCAAAGCTCAGAGACGATAAAGTAATCTCAGAACAAGAGTATCTCAATTTGAAAAGAGCCTATGACCGATTGGTTTCTACCAAGGAGATCGAAATAGAATCACAGATTTTCGATACTAAATCTACCGAAGCTCAGATCAGGCAAACCACAGAAACCTTAGAGCGGACTAGGAAAAACCTGAAAATGATCAAAGGAAATTTGGACAACCTGTACATCAAAGCCCCTATATCAGGCAGTTTGTCTTCAGTCAATGTAGAAATAGGAGAGTCTATCATGGCTGGGCAAAATATCGGTCAGATTGATGATCTAGATGCATTCAAAGTAAGAGCAACGATAGACGAACACTACATCGCTCGGATATACGAAGGGCTAGAGGGAACGTTTGATTTTGCAGGTGAAACGCATAAACTCAAAATTTATAAGATATATCCTGAAGTAATCAACGGACTATTTTCAGTAGATCTAAAATTCGAAAACGAGCTCCCTACGGATATCAGGAGAGGACAAACGCTACAAATCAAGCTTCAGCTCAGCGAAAACATAGAAGCAGTACAAATCCCTAGGGGTAGCTTTTATCAAACGACTGGAGGCAATTGGGTCTTTGTGGTGGATGAATCGGGCGATTTTGCAATGAGGAGAAATATCAGACTTGGGCGTCAAAACCCAAGATTCTATGAAGTGATAGAAGGTTTGCAACCTGGCGAAAAAGTAGTAGTCTCTTCTTACGATGGCTACGAAGATAAAGACCGTCTGGTATTCAAATAA
- a CDS encoding BatA domain-containing protein: protein MNFTYPIFLWGLSALAIPIIVHLFNFRKAKKVSFSNVRFLETIQKKSASNLNLRHLLILLCRLLFIAFLVLTFAQPFIPGKENGLQNRQVSIYLDNSHSLSNLTINDISGFHELLGVAQNIVTLYPQETQFSLTTNDFQPGSGISRSQTKTQEKLSETEYSTLSRTGQEIFNKLLATNPSETKDIFLLTDFQQSTIGSLEAFTDSINQYHIVRAVIPEQRNIYVDTVFLINPFLVPNQKNAIRVQIRNQGSAISDLQVKFHINDRQSATTSIDLDANASQKVTFELTGSLNAINKCLISFEDFPVAFDNDYYFTLNQAAKINIVEISDKPNSPISKVYRNNDLFHFSSYPSYNISYPTLEQADLVVINALSNIEHGLRAQIEKQLSQGKSVLFIPKGGAANSYQFAGLTITKDSVTTKTPLAIPDLKNPFFKQMFENLSSDTQTPDVSLIYHWNGMEVKLLKTKTGQAYLSHLFQKGNLYVMAGPLTKAYTNLHQHALFVPVMQRIAEMSGTNNQALAFNVDKTNITLTIDSLANDQLYKLKKEDTELIPSQRITANELVLDMPKYLLTPGYYDLMLGDQLITTIAFNHSKKESDLTVWPTKEIQARFSGIKHLNIYEPDDAASFSKIMKEKYHQRELWKYTLILSLIFLFAESVLLRFL from the coding sequence ATGAACTTCACTTATCCGATTTTTTTGTGGGGCCTCTCCGCCCTCGCTATTCCGATTATCGTTCACCTATTCAATTTCAGGAAAGCTAAAAAGGTAAGTTTTTCTAATGTTCGCTTTTTAGAAACCATTCAAAAAAAGAGTGCCTCCAATCTCAACCTGAGACATCTGCTCATCTTGCTTTGCAGGCTGCTGTTTATTGCATTTCTCGTACTCACTTTTGCCCAGCCATTCATTCCAGGCAAAGAAAATGGCCTACAAAACAGACAGGTCTCTATCTATCTAGACAACTCCCACAGCCTTTCTAACCTGACAATTAATGACATTAGTGGGTTTCATGAACTACTGGGCGTAGCCCAAAATATCGTAACGCTATACCCTCAAGAAACGCAGTTTAGCCTGACGACCAACGATTTTCAACCAGGCAGTGGAATCAGTCGGTCCCAAACCAAAACCCAGGAAAAACTCAGCGAAACCGAATACTCTACCCTCTCTCGAACTGGACAAGAGATATTCAACAAACTACTCGCTACCAATCCTAGCGAAACTAAAGACATTTTTTTACTGACTGACTTTCAACAATCTACTATTGGGAGCCTCGAAGCATTTACAGACTCTATCAACCAGTATCACATAGTCAGGGCAGTCATACCCGAACAACGCAACATTTATGTGGATACTGTGTTTTTAATCAATCCTTTTTTAGTCCCCAATCAGAAAAATGCCATTCGAGTACAGATTAGGAATCAAGGTTCTGCCATTAGTGACTTGCAAGTCAAATTCCATATCAATGACCGACAAAGTGCCACAACCAGCATTGATCTAGATGCCAATGCCAGTCAAAAAGTAACCTTCGAGTTGACAGGTAGTCTTAACGCCATCAACAAATGCTTGATTAGCTTCGAAGATTTTCCTGTCGCCTTCGACAATGATTATTATTTCACACTCAATCAGGCTGCCAAAATCAACATTGTAGAAATTTCGGACAAACCCAATAGCCCGATCAGCAAAGTGTATCGCAACAATGACCTATTTCATTTTAGCTCTTACCCTTCCTACAACATCTCCTATCCCACGCTCGAACAAGCAGATCTCGTGGTGATCAATGCCCTATCCAACATCGAACATGGACTGAGAGCACAAATAGAAAAACAATTGTCGCAAGGTAAATCTGTGCTATTTATACCCAAGGGAGGGGCAGCCAATAGTTACCAATTTGCTGGATTGACCATCACAAAAGATTCAGTCACTACCAAAACACCATTGGCTATTCCTGATCTGAAAAATCCATTTTTCAAACAGATGTTTGAAAACCTAAGCAGCGATACCCAAACACCAGACGTCTCTCTTATCTACCACTGGAATGGCATGGAAGTAAAACTCCTAAAAACTAAAACTGGACAAGCCTACCTCAGCCATCTGTTTCAAAAGGGAAATTTATATGTAATGGCTGGCCCACTGACCAAGGCCTATACCAATCTACATCAGCATGCACTGTTTGTACCAGTGATGCAGCGAATAGCAGAAATGAGTGGCACAAACAATCAAGCACTTGCCTTCAATGTAGACAAAACCAACATCACCCTAACCATAGACAGCCTTGCAAATGACCAATTGTATAAACTAAAAAAAGAAGACACCGAACTAATCCCTTCTCAACGCATAACCGCCAATGAATTGGTGCTGGATATGCCAAAGTATTTGTTGACTCCAGGTTATTATGACTTGATGCTAGGTGATCAACTGATAACCACCATTGCCTTCAATCATTCAAAAAAGGAGTCTGACCTGACGGTTTGGCCAACGAAAGAAATTCAAGCGCGATTCTCTGGAATCAAACATCTAAACATCTATGAACCTGATGACGCAGCCTCCTTTTCTAAAATAATGAAAGAAAAATATCACCAACGTGAATTATGGAAATATACCTTAATTTTGTCCCTGATATTTCTTTTTGCTGAAAGTGTGCTACTAAGATTTTTATAA
- a CDS encoding dihydroorotase, with protein MNIFLRDAKILDPHSPHHNKVVNIHIKDGLIVAIDKNEHPADTIIEAKGMLISTGWFDMKAHFNDPGTEHKEDLSSGAAAAAFGGFTGVAIMPNTEPVIQTKGSVEYVRSKSNTFLTDIYPMAAVTLDTKGEDLTEMLDLHEAGAIAFTDGDKPIWHTDMMLKSLIYLQKIDGLLINQPEDQLLTRFGSMNEGAVSTVLGLKGMPTLAEHLMIKRDLDLLKYAGGKIHFSNISTKESVSLIKKAKKKGLQVSCDVSIHHLMHIDEDLMGYDSNYKINPPLRTDKDRRALIKGLKEDVIDAIVSAHTPQDEESKKLEFDRAEFGIAGLQTMLPTLLQLGKELDPSTWIEKLTTSPRMILKLPTSTVAKNQVANLTLFDPKAKWTLNDQSNQSKSRNSPYFNQSLTGKVKAIFNNLKFQIFE; from the coding sequence ATGAATATATTCCTCAGAGACGCCAAAATCCTCGATCCCCACTCTCCACATCATAATAAAGTAGTTAATATTCATATCAAGGATGGACTAATCGTAGCCATCGACAAAAACGAACATCCAGCCGACACCATCATAGAAGCCAAAGGTATGCTCATATCTACTGGGTGGTTCGATATGAAGGCACACTTCAACGACCCTGGCACGGAACACAAAGAAGACCTAAGCAGTGGGGCAGCAGCGGCAGCATTCGGAGGATTCACAGGTGTGGCGATCATGCCAAACACCGAGCCAGTCATCCAGACCAAAGGAAGTGTAGAATACGTACGATCTAAGTCTAATACATTCCTGACGGACATCTACCCCATGGCTGCCGTCACTCTTGATACCAAAGGAGAAGACCTGACGGAAATGCTAGATCTACACGAAGCGGGTGCCATAGCCTTTACCGACGGCGACAAGCCCATCTGGCATACAGATATGATGTTAAAATCACTGATCTATCTACAAAAAATTGACGGCCTACTGATCAACCAACCAGAAGACCAACTCCTTACCCGTTTTGGCTCGATGAACGAAGGTGCCGTAAGCACAGTCCTAGGGCTCAAAGGTATGCCAACACTCGCCGAGCACTTGATGATCAAAAGAGATCTGGACTTACTTAAATATGCAGGTGGAAAAATTCATTTCTCTAACATCTCGACCAAGGAAAGTGTAAGCCTGATCAAAAAAGCCAAGAAAAAAGGGCTACAAGTCTCTTGCGATGTAAGTATCCATCACCTAATGCATATAGACGAAGACTTGATGGGCTACGATTCTAATTATAAAATCAACCCACCACTGCGTACAGACAAAGATAGACGAGCGCTTATCAAAGGACTAAAAGAAGACGTGATCGACGCCATCGTATCTGCACACACACCACAAGACGAAGAATCTAAAAAGTTGGAGTTTGACAGAGCAGAATTCGGGATCGCAGGACTACAAACGATGCTGCCCACCTTATTGCAATTAGGCAAAGAGCTAGATCCAAGCACATGGATAGAAAAACTTACCACTAGTCCAAGAATGATTCTAAAACTACCCACCTCTACCGTAGCAAAAAATCAAGTCGCCAACTTGACTCTCTTTGACCCTAAAGCTAAATGGACACTCAACGATCAATCCAATCAATCTAAATCAAGAAATAGCCCCTATTTCAATCAGTCTCTGACAGGCAAAGTAAAAGCCATATTCAACAATCTGAAATTTCAAATATTCGAATAA
- a CDS encoding DUF4199 domain-containing protein: MKPLFKVPLKFGLIGASINIAMYFVLYLTDSNPLMEMRVFDFFIIPIFIFFGIKEFRDIFNQRVMEFWQGMTVGFFIYGTIALLYSIFLWIALEFSDGEILQEYITESLNVIKENKDILTEEMGIDSYQSSFDEVSQTTAIDLALDSLFKKAGIGFLLTSVLSTVLKKQPKNN; this comes from the coding sequence ATGAAACCATTATTTAAAGTTCCACTCAAGTTTGGACTTATTGGTGCTAGTATCAACATCGCCATGTATTTTGTACTGTACCTTACAGACTCCAATCCACTGATGGAAATGCGCGTATTCGACTTTTTCATCATCCCAATATTTATCTTTTTTGGCATTAAAGAATTCCGAGATATATTCAACCAACGCGTAATGGAGTTTTGGCAAGGCATGACCGTAGGCTTCTTTATTTATGGTACCATCGCACTCTTGTATTCTATTTTTTTATGGATCGCTCTAGAATTTTCTGATGGAGAAATTCTACAAGAATACATTACTGAAAGTCTGAATGTAATAAAAGAAAACAAAGACATACTAACGGAAGAAATGGGAATAGACAGCTATCAATCTTCCTTCGACGAAGTCAGTCAAACTACTGCTATAGATTTGGCTTTGGACAGCTTGTTCAAAAAAGCAGGCATTGGTTTTTTGCTAACTAGTGTCCTCTCCACCGTTTTGAAGAAACAACCAAAAAATAATTAA
- a CDS encoding DUF4199 domain-containing protein — translation MESNASIAAIKGGLIIGLIGIILSMLTYVVDPSMMVDWKFSLISFAISLFLYVYIGKKYRNEEMEGYMTFGDAFKFTFIAGIIGTLLTGFFSIVLFNVIDPELPEVLTEQVLKNTESMMESFGAPTEEMDKALEQIEKDMAGKFSVGGILQGSWAWLLAAAFYALITSAIIKKKRPEFE, via the coding sequence ATGGAATCAAACGCTAGCATCGCAGCCATCAAAGGCGGACTCATTATCGGACTCATTGGAATCATTCTTTCCATGCTTACCTATGTAGTCGATCCAAGTATGATGGTCGATTGGAAGTTTTCTCTCATTTCTTTCGCCATCTCTCTTTTTCTATACGTTTACATTGGGAAAAAATACAGAAACGAAGAAATGGAAGGCTATATGACATTCGGAGATGCCTTCAAATTCACCTTCATCGCTGGTATCATAGGCACACTACTTACTGGCTTCTTTTCGATTGTATTGTTCAATGTGATCGACCCCGAATTGCCAGAAGTGCTGACCGAGCAAGTTTTGAAAAACACGGAATCCATGATGGAAAGCTTTGGTGCTCCTACTGAAGAAATGGACAAGGCACTAGAACAAATAGAAAAAGATATGGCTGGCAAATTTTCTGTAGGTGGTATCTTGCAGGGCAGTTGGGCTTGGCTATTAGCTGCAGCCTTTTATGCGCTCATTACTAGTGCCATTATCAAAAAGAAAAGGCCCGAATTCGAATAA